Genomic DNA from Haemorhous mexicanus isolate bHaeMex1 chromosome 20, bHaeMex1.pri, whole genome shotgun sequence:
TTGTGTGGGCTCCATATGTTCTGCTGAATAAAATGCATTAGAgatgaaagaatgaaaagttTTCAATCATTAATAACAGTGAAGACCCGTATGTCATCCAAAATCTGTTTAACCAACACAAGTAATTGGTACAATAATGGATTTTAAAGATAGcatccatttattttcaaaaaagcaGTTTTTGAGTTAGTGTATGCAAATGTAATTGAGACTTAAGGAACTGGAAGTTACCATTGCCTTTTCAGAGTCCAGGCTAACCAACATCGCCCTTACTTCAGTAGATCTTCTCTGCTGGAAGGTGTAGAAAGATGTGGCCCAGCAGAAGAGATACTAGCTGGTATTAATTTCTGTCTGAAAATGAGCAGGTTACTTGAACTTGCTCTGCAACTTGCTTCCGGTTTGCAAGGCAGTGATGAAGTGTCATTAGACCTACTGCACAGATAATGCCCAAAAGTTACATAAACATCACTTATGTGTTCTGCTGGTAAAGAGAGTccccctggagagctgctgcactgctgggcaggCTCAGGCCAACTCAGCCTCTGAATGGGCTGGTCTTGGTTTTTGAGGAGATGCCTATGCTGTTCATTCAGCTGCAATTCAGAGCAGTTGTTAAACCCTGCCCTACCCTCAAAGCATGTCAGACACAAGCCAAGCTTGTCTCTTGGGGAGGTGCCCAGTGTAAAGCCCTCTGCAGAGGCAAAGTGCACTCAACAGCAGCACACATACATCAAACGAGTGGGACACAACACAGAAATAAGATAGTGCTTCCAAATGGAAACCATCCCACAGATCTGATGTGCTTACACTTAAATTACTGTTCTCATGATAACAGCTTTAGAGCAGTCTGCTCTTAGCAATGAACTACTGATTCAGTAATAACATGAGAGGGTGCATCACCTTCTGAATCATCTtctcctgtgccagggaggcTTACACAGAAATAACAGTCTAACTTTGTTTAGTTATGAGATTACCTTAATTTATTGTATGGGTTTACCTTCTTCTAAAGTAATTTAACATGCAAGTTATTTTCCGGAGCCAGCAATGGAATTTTAGATGCTTTatcaaatgatttttttcttaatttacaTGTTGGTTTAAAATTTTGCCTTGTGGTATTCAGATAACATCTTACAAAAAGATGGCCTGAGAAAACCCTCTCTACTTCAGGAAGAGGGTGTTCCCTTCCACTGTCTGATGAAGAAATACTGTCCCTAAAAAACAGGGATACATTAAGTTGGTTtccaaaaaaaatatatatacatatacttTGGTAAGAGCATGTGCCCATGGAGGTTTAATAGTATAATTTCAGACTGCACAGTACTCCTGCAGTTTTTTCTTCCAAGGAAAAAGGGCATCAAATCTGGCACTCAGATGCAGCAGAAGTCAGATTTTCTAGAGAAGGCCCGTTACTGATACCCAGGAAGTGGCAACTTCTGTCCTTCCTTTGCTTCAAAGAAGGTGTAAGAGAGAGTGATCAAATCAACTTTAGCCATTTTAGGGTCCTCTGCAAACTCTGGGTCTATGTAGAAAAAGACAGGCATGTCCACTTCCTCCTGAGGATTTAGCCTCTgttcttcaaaacaaaaacactgccagtgggaggaaaaaaaaattccacaattAGACAACAATAGTAACGATAGATTTTATCTCTGCCAACACGAAAGAAATCTTAATGGTTTAAAATAAACTCTCATTCCCTTTATACTCCTAAAATCCTGGGAAGGATCAATAAGATGAGCAACAAGACAGCAATTTTGTTACTGTGGtgatataggaaaaaaatatattagcTTTTAATGAAGTGTGTAAAAGTGTCAAGGGACCAGGCCAGCTCACATCATTCTGCCTGCCCTCAGAGTAGTACTAAATAACAGATTTTGGAGCCACTCTGATGGGATGAAGCAGCTTGATGTAAGGGCAGTAAAGCTAAGAATGAATTGATGCACtttattatttgaaaaaaactatatattttcttaaaatgctGGCATACGATGAATGTTGTCCAGgattaaaatgcaatttatgtggaactgttttcttttgtgtaAAGGAAAATGCAATCTTTGCTTTGTTCCGACTTACTTGTATTTTATTGAAATACTGTCCTGCTTCAAAGGGGACAACGTTGTAGGTGGAGATTCCAATTATTGGTTTGTCAGTAGGATTTTTTGCTTTATAAAATGCCAGTGCAGTCTCTCCTGGTACCACCTGTGTAACATAATTGTAcagtgattttcttctttttttttttttaaattcactgcAGCCCTCCACCCCTCAAACCAAGTTCTTTAGACTTTAtctagaattaattttctgtattgCTATTTCAAACCGGttatttcacaaatatttttgattaCATGCAATTCATCtatattcaaaattaaaagcttCAATACTGTCCtatgtatttttaatcttaCCCATTTTGCCTGAGTCTTCAATTATCCTCAGCAGTTCaacagcacacagagcattTTTAATATGCAGATTTAGATATGGTGTGCATTTGATTTCTGAGGTTATTCTTTCAGTACTGGACTCAGAAACTATTAAGAAGCATAACTCCTTATTTTGAGAACtaatttgaaacagaaaagttaatttgtgatttttttaaatattaaaaaaacaagttCCTATAAGGACAGGGCAATAGGAGAAACAGTACAGATTTAGATATACTGTTATActatatatttttacatatatatatatatatatatatatatatatttagagagagagagagagagagacttttATGGTGTATGTGCAATGTGCATGTGGTATATACACCATGAAGTGTATATGTAAATATAGTTTCAATAACTTTTGATAGTTTAATGGAGTGGCAGAGGGACAGCTACACCCAATGTCCTGTAAAAAGGACATTGCcatgctggagcatgtccagcaAAGGGCAACAAAGCTGATGAAAGTTCTAGAGAACATGTCTGGGGTTGTTCAGTCTCAAGAAGAGGAGGCTCAAGTGGAACATCACTGGTCTCTGGAACTACTGCCATGAGCGGGTAGTGAGGCGGGGATCAGGCCCTTCGGCCGTGCCTGCACTGAGGGCACCAGAGGAAATGGCGTTGGGATGATACAGGGAAGATTCCCATTAGATATTAGAAGCATTTTCCACTGTTGGTCGAGTCAGGCTTTGGAAAGGGCTGCGCAGGGAGgtggtccccatccctggagctgctcaagAGAGGCTGGACCTGGTGTGGGTGCTGTGGTTTAGTGGTTGCAGGGACAGTGCCGGCTGCACGGTCGGCCCGGGTGATCGTAAAGGCCTCTTCCGACCGTGACCACGGCTCTGCACGGGGGGAAGGCGGTGACTCACGTAGATCTCGCTCTGCTGCGGTCTGAAGTTCCACTGGATGCTGGCATGCGTGTCGGCATTGAACGTGACCCTGATGAGCCGGTCCCGCACGGGCTCCATGCGCTCAATCCGCTCCGCGtcgcgccccgcgcccgccgtcCCGCCGAGCCCCGTGGCCTGTCAGGGAAGGGCAGTGAGGGCCCCGCGCCCGCGGAATCGGCGCCGGTCGCGGGCCCCCCGTACCTGGCAGTAGAGGCGGTAGAGCGGCACGGCCGCGTACGACAGCCCCACCATGCCCACGGCTGCCGCCGCGATGTAGCCCACGGCCGAGCGGTTCCGGCGCCGccactcctcctcctgctgccggGTGAAGGGGTTGGAGCCTCGCATGCCGCGGGTCCCGCAGAGCCCGGGCCGGGGCAAGACCCCGAGCCGCAGACCGCGGGCACAGCGCGCCCAACCCCGCCCGCACAGCGCCATGACCGCAGCGCGGGGGCTCTCGGGACGGGGGACCGGGGAACGGGGCGGGACGGAGGCGGGAACACGAcgagagaggaggagagaaagcacagggcaggggcGGGCCGCGTCGCCATCGCATCTTTGCCTTCTGCTCCCCCTCAGAGCGCGCTGAGGGCGTCCTGGCGCAGCCGCCCGTGGCTGCCCCCGTCTCGCTCGGCAGCGGGACAGCTCGGGTGCAGGTTGTGTACGAGGTAACTAGAGCAGCCCACAGGCCGGCGGGGTTCCACGGCTCCGGTCCCGCACCGAGTGGGCTGTGCTGGACGGGCGTGGCCCCGAAAGGCCAGCCAGGAGCGGGGTCACCGGGAGGGCGGTGGTCTCGCAGGTAGCTGGTACCAGAGGAATGACCCGGGTCCCGCAGATACCTGCTTGTCTCCCAGGTTATTCCGCGCTCTCGGCCCCAGGACGGGCTCTGGgcgcggggctgccccgggtGGTCCTTCCGGGGCCTGCCGTTTCTCCCCTTTTGTAGACACTTGAcactgtttttttgtttgttcctttttcctCCGGTGCTTTGCTTCTCGTTATTTTCATTTCTAGggatttggttttgttcaggCAGAGGTACTGACGCGCTGCAAAGGTAGCGAGCGCTGTTAGTAAGCAGAGGTAACCTGAGCACGGGCAAAGTCGGGCAAGTTCACAGACAATGGTTTTTCACACGGCTGGTGCCGTGCACTGCAATAAAATTTGCTGTAGCAATACTTGAATTTACTGCTTTAGAGCTGCGTCTCTCTTCTTTGATGGTTCCAGTAAGGTGAATCACACAAGGACTGGCAGCTCCTGTTACTTCTTCATTTTCCACGTTGAATAAGAGAATGGTAAAGGCTCGGTGTAGCTATACTTTGTTACTTCCCCTGTCTTCAGATGACCGGTTTTTTCGTTCTTTAGTGAGCAAAACCTGAAAGTGTTTACTGCAGGAGCATTTGTAGCATTCCAAAGTGGATTTAACATCTTTTTCACACAAGAAGTACAGACGTGCAGGAATTGGAGTGGTTTTGTGGAGGCTGACACTGCACCTGGGGATTTTGCTATATCTTGGCCTGAGTCTGTGATGTGACACTGGTGCCAGGAGCACGTGTACTGGCTTTGCCCGTGTGTTGGGAGAGTTCCTTGCCCctcttgttttggaaataattCCGGTTCTGGGTTGTGGCATGTAAGGGTTCAGCCGTGCACCTCACAAGGTCAGGAAGATTTTCTACTGCTGATACAAACTGATATTTTTTGCATTAGTGCTTTTTTAGCAGTTTCTGAAATGATTGTAGCTCAGTACATCCAGGGTTGTATTTCTGTCAACCTGTTGTATGTGCTAATAAAAATACAATGTGAATTTCTGGGGGCTTTTGCTACATTGGTGGTATGTAAGCCCATTTTGTATGGTTTGGTCTGTTCTACATACTTCATGTGAAAAGTTCAGAGACACTAAATACCAGAGagtcagttaaaaaaaaaaagtgagaaaacaagGTACACAAAACACCATTCCCTTTCCAAGtaactttaaatgaaaaaaaaaaagggattgtCTTTGCCTTCAGCAGTTACATTGCATCATCCTAGAGTTgtaatctgtttttttcctgttttagaTTTTGATCCTGGGTAGGAGCCTGTTCTTCATTTGTCAGAACTCTTAATTttgaacttttattttaatagtgCTTCTAAGAAGATGTCCAGTACAGATCCCCTCACAAATGCAGAGAAGAAGTAAgtactttttttccctagatGCAGAAATACAATTAATGgattataataataatttttaaaataataataaattttgtAGTTTCATTGGTAGGATCTTGTTTTGATGAAGACTTAGTAAAAAATAACTTTGATATTGAAGCAGTCTGCAGTAACATTGCAGGAAAGCTGACACCAACACCAGTGAATTTACACTTTAAGGGAGGAATTGTCCCTTAAgcttttcattaatttaatcTGCACTTGGTTAGAACTAGTTTTGTAGAGATAAAACCCTGCATGGAGATTTCTTAATTTAATTCTTCTGAACTATGAAAACATACTTATGTATATACTTGTACAATAGATCATTTCTTTGTACATCTGGGGTACCAGCAGTAGCATAAGACTGGAGGTTTTGTATTACAGTGCATTACtttttcagaatattctgtCTCTAGACctttaatattttatgtgtAGTACTTTGGAACCATCATATTTTTACCAATGTCACAggatataaaaaaattatattcattCTATAAAGCATAATCTTATCCACTTGGGAGTTGGATCAGATTTTAAATGTCAAACATGGATTCAGTCATGATTGAAAAGTAACTCCAGACCCTTTCCAAACTTCCTAATAACCACGCCAGTGCTATCATCAAAACCAGAATTAAAACCAGTCATAGGTAGCTCTTGCTGGACTTAGCATGTTTGTTGTACTTGTGCAATAGAATCCAGCAAAGAATATTcagaagaataataaaaaaatttaatggaGATTTAGAATTATGCCACCTCATAAATAACTTGAttgtttagaaaagaaaaaccacaaaatattaaaaatgctaaCTTGTTTTTTACTGGGGCCTGAAGAGGCCAAAACTCTGGTTGCCTGATGGAAATTCAGGGTATGTGATCACATACCAGATACATCTTTCAGACAGCTGTGGCTTGCTAGAGTCATGTGAAAGATGAGTAGTTTACATGAGTAGTTCCTAGCTCACTGTGTTCCAAAGGTGGTTTTTCACATTAGAGATGAACAGGAAAGGCACCTAAAACTGCACTTCAGCTGCATGCTGATGGCAGGCTgtcattttctgtgcttttatttcttgtAGGAGATGATGCTTCCAAGAATGGACTTGGTTATATGTTAACTGAGGTTTACCTGAGCTTTACATCTTCTCTGTGCAGGGCGTTAGCCTCAAACCATTCATGCTTCTCCACAATTACAACGTTGCCTTAGCTTTTTTTAGGCTTAACAGTTGATGTATAATGACCTATGTTTTCTTTTAACCTTTACAGCCTAATCAGCAGAATGTATTTTGAATAATGAGTGGGTTTGGATGAATCGCATTGAGTGCTCATCCATGCTGTATGATACAGCATTCCTTTGCCCATGGTCCTTGAAATCTGAACTTGGGGTTAGTGATGCTGAAAAGCTACAGTTGCATGATGGATTTCTATAGGATTTTTGTTAAAGgcctttggtttatttttaacaaaaaagatCTTGTGAATGGAACTTCCAAAGATTCTGCAGATCTTTTTGTCATCTGCTAAATTGCCATGTAATCCATCTCAGTTGCTAAAGCATTGAAAAACTTGCATTGGGAAAGGCAAGTTGTAATTATAAATGTGGCCAGAATGGAATAGTTTTCCAGCTGTTTGGAAATGAATCTTACTTAACAACAAATGACAAATCTTGAAAATTTAGTCTTTgttatttattataaatttcATGGAGTTTTGAGTTACAATTTTGCTAGATCTTTCTGGAAGTAAAAAGTAATTAGTGTTCTTCTGAGTGTGTTCTTGAAGGACAGAGCACTTGCAAGAGAAGCAGTAATGCTGTCATTCACtaaaagcagcacagcatcaGAATTTGAAGGTAAAGAGGGATAGAAGCCTTGGGATGATTTCAGGAAGCTGAACAAAGCACAGTTTACTTTGAAGAAGGGGTGGAGGAGCAATCTTCTGAACAAGTAATGTATTACTGGTAATAACTCTAATAAAATGAGTGCAGTAAGGCTAATACTACTTTATATCTGTTTGAATTGTGCAGAAGTTTGTCATGTCTGgtttaataaaaataactttttgctttttaacaaGGAAGTTGGAGAGCCTTGAGCCATGTGTTAATTGGGTGACTTCTATAGCAGAAAATATGACACTGGCTGGTCTGAGTGATGTATTTTGACAAATGCTCCTGATATTGATACCACAAATTGAACTCCACTGGTGTTAAGTACAGAGGTCGTTTTGTTGAAGAAAATCTATtggtgctttttcttctgtaaccTTGCCTAGAGCAAATCTAATTGGTGTGAGGCCTCAGATATCAATGGTTTTTCTGTAATGCCAGTAACAGCAGCAGAGTGAGCTGACTGAGGAAAGGCTGCAAAGGGGCAAATTTTCATCTCTGAAAGGATGTGGTCACTGTGCCACTGGGGCTTTTCACTATTTGGGAACTGGGAAGGCTGCTTTATGTTCCTGTTTCCTTCTCTGATCTGCCCCTTAATCTGTGGTGGGTCACTCTGCCCCTTCTGTGTGTGCATTGCAGGCTTTCAGGGCTGACTGCTCTCTATGAACCCTGTTCAGCATGACATCTCTCAGCAAAGGGAATCTTTCCCCAAAAGGATTATCTGCTAATGAAACCACAGTCActgcagcttaaaaaaaaaaaaaaaaaaagtgcctgaGATAAGCTTTTGCATTCCTGGCGTGGCCAGCCCTCCTGCTGCACCTCCAGACCTGACAGATGCTGTCTGatcacagggctgctcctggctaGAGAGGATTCACGTTTCTACTTAAAGCCCTCAGTGAGCACAGGGTAGTAGGCTTTCATTTCAAGCTGCAGTCTTGTTATGATCTTTTGAGAGGGGGGGAGTAGTAGGGGTACTACTTCCAGGGCAAGCCTGGAAGGAAACGTTCATTAACCAAACTGGTGTCAACATTCAGGATGTCTGAAAATGTGCATCTCTCTGCAGGACCAAGTCTCCTATCACAGGATCTGACCTCTGGGAACAGGGGTGACACATTTGACTTCTTACACTACATTATTCCCAGTGTAATGACATAAATTTggcagttttatttcctttcacagAAAAGTACATGTCAGCTTGCATTtctagagaaaataaataacccAAGTTCTGTGTTGACTTTTGACTGCTCTATCTTGAAAGTCTAAAAATCAAGTTACATTATGGCACAAGCCAGTACCATGATTGAGAATGAAAAGTGATAGCATTTGTTTCATTAATACTCCCAGTCTGCTTTGTTGGTTTTCCCTTTTGTGTGGTGGTGCATAATGCAGTCTGCTAGGAAGATTGCTTTAGAAGGGTCATGAGTTACTGCTTTTGACCTTGTTTGCAGGGTGcatgtaaataaattattagaaGAACAGGAGGAAATAAGTTGCTTTTAATCATTGCTTTTGCCTTTGGCAGCTGGATCTAGATTGCTTAACCACAGTGTAGTAAATTTTCTCCTTTGCGTTTATCAGTCTTTAAAGTTGCTCTAAATGGCCGtttcaaagagagaaaaagtaaGCATTACCTCTCTAGGTGAATTAGTGCATGTGACGCAGAGGCTTTCAGAGAAGATTAAGTAGGCAGAACactcagctggagctctgtgtttgggttttttagctGTTAGCAGAAATCATCCTGCTCATAACCTTTATCCGGCTGAACTGGAAACATCCAGTGTGTTTTGGTTGCGTTGTCcttgtttttcctgctgggcTGAAGGATGTCCTTGctttctccaggagctgaagaTGAACCAGAGCGTTTTGATGGTCTCTCTCTCTTATACTGGTATGCTGAACCATTCAGTTCTGAGGGCATTGCTCTAGTCTGTAATTGGGCAAAGTACAGGAAAGATCATTTAAAAGCTGAtaattttcagcttcttttcatCAACAACCAGAGTTCATAATTTAGATTCATAATGTAGATTTTTGTGTGTCAAGTAATAAGTGTTTTATGAGCAAAGTGTATTATTCTCCTGTTGATAAAGATAGGTAAATGTTTTGTTTGTGCACATAAATGACTAATAATTTCTCAGGAATTGAGATCAGATGAATATCTGGACCACTATGTTCTGATAAGtactaaaagaaataaaacccaaagtTGTTGAACTTCTTTGTGTATGCTGCTAAAAGGAATAGAAGCAGGTTCATTTTAATTGCCTTTGCTGGAGCATCTAGACAAAATGTTGCACACTTAGTCTGTTAGCATTCCAGGACTTCAGCTGGAGTGTTGAGTTTAGTATTTTTTAGTGTAAGAAGGTTATAGTGTACATTTTGGTGagttttacttgtttttttcatctcttgCCTCACATCTTCTCTATGTGCTAAAGCCTTCCTTACAGGTACTTTTGCCTGACCTCAAAAAATGAGTAGCAACATCTGATTATTTAATTGGcatatttttctgcaaaaaacattgaattattttttattactacTACCAAATGGTTTAGAAGCCTATCGCCTTATTTATATTGTTGAGCACGTTCCTAAAGCTCTGGGAGAAATATTCTGACATTTCACAAATATTGAAATTGATGACATAAAGTAAATGTTGGATGGGTACTGAATCCAAGTAATTTTACAATGAAATTGTTAAAgctctgtttattttattagaaCTATGACAAGTAGCTTGACTTGAAGATCTATGTTatatggggagaaaaaagcctTAACACTGAAAGTCAACTAGATGTGATATGCTAAACAAATTTGGGGCATTTGAAAATCTTTGTTTTATGtgataaagtaattttaaaCTGCATGTATTGGAGGGATTTAGTCTTTAGAGCATAAACAGACCTGAGTACCTTGTAAAAGTTGTCTGTCCAAAGTGTCAGTTCTTTCTAATTGTAGGTGGCAGCATCACAATTCCAGTGTTTCAGAGATATCTTACTCCTCTCCACTGACTAATAATAATGATTAGTTGTGTGTTCTCTGTGTCCTCTTTGTCAGAATCCATTATAGTTTCATTAGGATCTCTCTTTTGAAAGTATTCCAAGTTACTTCTGAAGATGTAGATCCTTTCCTATTACTTGTCTTGTTCTTAGATTTGAtcatatttcattattattttatatggtAGTATATAAAGAGGTTCTGCAATTTCTGGCAAACTCTAAGCTTCAGGCTTAAAGTCTGAGATTTGATTTTTTCAGACTTGTGAAAGTAAAACCTCTGTGTCAGTTTGTGCGAGATTGAAGTAActtttgttcttgctttttaattttaacaaaaaaactGCTGTATGAAAATGCTGAGGGGGAATGGCAGAGCAAAACCAATGACAGTAGCAGCAAAAGGcaagtgagaaaaaaattgaataattgCCTATTTTAAAGATCAGTGTACCTTGTTTAAGATTTCAGCGATGGAGACAAGTCAGGACAAAGCATGCTGTCCTTCAGCCTCAAAACAAATTTGTGGGATAATTGCAGTGACAGTACTGGGCAGTAATGCAAAATACTCTGTTCTTGTCATGGAGGAGGAGGTTGTCCAAAGGCTGTTCTTAAAGAAATATCGGGCTTGGGGATTTGTTCTTCCTTTCAGGCTGCGATGAAGTAAAAGCAGTTTGGTTCACTTTTAGCCTTACAAAGGCTAAAAGGCTTACCTTATGCTCTGACATAGCATGGTTGGTTCACTTTTAGCCTTAAAAAGGCTAAAAGGCTTACCTTATGCTCTGACATAGCATGGTTGGTTCACTTTTAGCCTTACAAAGGCTAAAAGGCTTACCTTATGCTCTGACATAGCATGGCATGGTCATGTGCAGTCCTGTCAAACACATTCTAAATACACTGGgttttgctatttctttttaGCCCGTGAAACAAATACTTCAGGAAATACTACAGTGAAAATTATACAGTGCTTGGAGCATAGGTTTACTTTTTGTTTCTAAAGGTTATTAGAATTATTAGGTCTCTTCTTGTGGCCGGCCTTTCTAAAGCAAAGGCTAATTTGgcaaaatgctttgaaatatgAGGTTTGGGGAAATTGTTGCTTTTCAGAGCTACTGCTTATCCTTtgataaaaaaatctcatccaatTTTCTTCTCCCAAACCAAAAGAACTGCAGATGTTCTTTAGTAGTTGAATCGCTTGGCTAGTGCTAGAATTTTAAGAACATTTGAACCTTCTggatttctctcttctttctcgCACAGCACCTTTTAATGATGTACCCTGCTTTTTGCAGGGTACATCATTAAAAGGTTTCAGGCATAGAGTTCAGGCTGTGTGCTGGATTAGGTTGTGTGGAAGGATTTGGGTCACTGTGTCCTCCACTTTGATCTTCTTTCCCACCCTGCTAATGAATTCTTGTTGTTCCATTTCACTAGGACCCTCTAGAAAATCAACTCTATCTAATGTAGGACAATATGTAGGTCAAAGCAGAAAAACCTCAGTGGTGCTTCTGCTCTTTTCTAGAAGAGATCTGCTGAGTCTTCTCCAAAAATATTGCAGTGAAAGGACAGAGGAGGTATAATACAACTAACATTTTTTTTACCCATAATTAATctacatgaaaataaaacctgGTAAAGGGTAATCTGGATTTATTACCATTCTTAATATTCTGCATTCTCAGAGCAGTGTGCTGGTCATGAGTCTGATGAAACTGTAAATTTAGGTTTCAAAACTCTTAATTTTACACTgtattcttttttaattctgtttcatGATCAACTgccttcaaaatatttctctgccttAAGACAATTCCAAGTGCCATCCTGGTGTTTTCCCTTGGGGTGGGAAGGTACACAGAGGATCAGGCAAAAGAGTTTGGAAAGAAGCCTTTTTTACAATAGAGAAAATAATCAATGTTGAGTGAAGAAATTAGTAGATTTGGGAAAAGATTATTTCAATTATATTTTTGATATcttaggaaataattttatgcACTGGCTTAGCTGTGCTTTTATTCAAATATTCATTACCTAATGAAAACTGATTTTACGTTATGTTTTTCTTGCCTAAATTTTAAGGTGGACCAGCTTGTGGAATTTTGTTTATGTTTAATCACAATCCTTTTATTACACAAAATGGGATTCACAGTTCACCCTGAAGTGCTTTGGGGGAAAAGGAAGTAAAATCTGTATAGTTATTGTACCTATTGTACCTTTTCATCTGATGTTTGTGATGAACAGATTGATTTTTGGCTGGGAAGATGATGGCTCAGAGGTATCACACAATATGAAGTTGTCAGTGGAGAaaactggtttgggtttgtaTTTGAGTTGAAAACACAGTCactgtaatttcttttctattaaCACAGCTCTACCTACATTTCtgtaatttgattttattttgttccttaGGACCATTATGGGCCCTCATGGAATAAATCGAGCTGTTCACCGCATCTCTTTCTCTGATTGCCAGAATGGATTAGGTAACTAAGATTGCACATTCTGTTATTCTGagtaaattaaatataaaaacacCTTTGTCAGCTCATACCTGGCATCAGGAAAGTTTATTTGGCTTTCATGGATTTGACAGCAAATACATTTAGCACAATAGAATAACCAATTCTAACCACAGGTGGAATAACCAATTTTCcacttttg
This window encodes:
- the LOC132336779 gene encoding cytochrome c oxidase assembly protein COX11, mitochondrial, whose product is MALCGRGWARCARGLRLGVLPRPGLCGTRGMRGSNPFTRQQEEEWRRRNRSAVGYIAAAAVGMVGLSYAAVPLYRLYCQATGLGGTAGAGRDAERIERMEPVRDRLIRVTFNADTHASIQWNFRPQQSEIYVVPGETALAFYKAKNPTDKPIIGISTYNVVPFEAGQYFNKIQCFCFEEQRLNPQEEVDMPVFFYIDPEFAEDPKMAKVDLITLSYTFFEAKEGQKLPLPGYQ